The following are from one region of the Girardinichthys multiradiatus isolate DD_20200921_A chromosome 9, DD_fGirMul_XY1, whole genome shotgun sequence genome:
- the dr1 gene encoding protein Dr1, with protein sequence MASSSGNDDDLTIPRAAINKMIKETLPNVRVANDARELVVNCCTEFIHLISSEANEICNKSDKKTISPEHVINALESLGFASYITEVKDVLQECKTVALKRRKASSRLENLGIPEEELLRQQQELFAKARQQQAELAQQEWLQMQQAAQQAQMAAASASAAQQTSSSQDEDEEDDM encoded by the exons ATGGCTTCCTCCTCTGGCAACGACGACGACCTCACAATCCCCAGAGCAGCAATCAACAAGATGATCAAAGAGACTCTTCCAAATGTAAGAGTAGCTAACGACGCCCGGGAGCTGGTGGTCAACTGCTGTACGGAGTTCATCCACCTAATCTCCTCTGAAGCCAACGAAATATGCAACAAATCTGACAAGAAGACCATATCCCCGGAACATGTCATCAACG CGCTTGAGAGCCTCGGTTTCGCATCGTACATAACGGAGGTGAAGGACGTCCTGCAGGAGTGCAAAACTGTAGCTCTGAAGAGGAGGAAGGCCAGCTCCCGGCTGGAGAACCTGGGCATCCCAGAAGAGGAGTTGCTCAGGCAGCAACAGGAATTATTTGCAAAG GCTCGGCAGCAGCAGGCAGAGCTCGCCCAGCAGGAGTGGTTGCAGATGCAGCAGGCTGCCCAGCAGGCACAGATGGCTGCAGCGTCTGCCAGTGCAGCTCAACAAACCAGCTCATCacaggatgaagatgaagaggatgaCATGTGA
- the LOC124873511 gene encoding putative protein tag-278 has translation MAAQRKRTKLHLNQSGAISADVLQTDLPTFNGEKLSTFQNNQVSRKTTEGQSVTQTSETDTQACQTRGRTEKVGNDTEPSVRPRKCSRKRKWIETDPSADNFQKHSNDKISSTFTVSYLPRNIDLSEFDLIQPDGEKPSTSQNYQAHRKVTRQRKNVAMTSLGEHLGFNQESETQTQANGYSRQTQQTGKRFESDSEPTVRPHKQYKTKKYNCQSSGGYFQNNSNKRRDNFYKHSTTDQHNTHVSPQYSYNGDEWDNSEYYPHENFNPVSITQNQELPQEFQDDMNPLLNENRMLWSILEENNILLKQEKKKRIAAEKAYDTCNEELKLHYEEAKRFLEFIDQQQNAEEATQEELENLNTENKELLRRLAFFENQQGAKAEIQLELENLKKENKQLLGRLAFFENQQEGKAKIHLEVKNLKKENKELLGKLGEEQLKTAKLKKHVDSALSSTNHLLAVAQSEQQKRIEAEKKCNNLFEQLKHYQDQQVCEESEQIHTSLLVCDPEIFENAFKINKEESDSQYEKVPEAPVCDSESDTEQSDSESEWVPEAPICDSESDTEQSDSESETVPEASICDSDSDTEQPDSESETVPKSPVCDSERKREQSKSESETVPEAPICDSESDTEQSDSESETVPEAPICDSESDTEQPDSESETVPKSPVCDSERKIEQSHSESETVSVAPVCDSEIITEDPVSRSQIVEASKNHQGEVNIKISEAACKCSRDDQQEGAGRKVEAIVRSDRSSPQKDKSI, from the exons ATGgctgcacaaagaaagaggaCAAAACTGCATCTGAACCAGAGTGGAGCAATTTCTGCTGATGTTCTTCAGACTGATCTGCCAACGTTCAATGGAGAAAAACTATCTACCTTCCAAAACAACCAGGTTAGTAGAAAAACCACGGAGGGTCAAAGTGTCACACAGACCTCTGAAACCGACACTCAAGCCTGTCAAACCAGGGGACGAACAGAGAAGGTTGGGAATGATACTGAACCATCTGTACGACCACGCAAGTGTTCCAGAAAGAGGAAATGGATCGAAACTGATCCCTCTGCTGACAATTTTCAGAAACATTCAAATGACAAGATCTCATCAACATTCACTGTATCTTATTTACCACGCAATATAGACCTTTCTGAATTTGACCTTATACAGCCTGATGGAGAAAAACCCTCAACCTCACAAAACTATCAGGCTCACAGGAAAGTCACAAGGcaaaggaaaaatgttgcaatgacCTCTCTGGGTGAACACTTAGGGTTCAATCAGGAATCTGAGACTCAAACCCAGGCCAATGGATATTCTAGGCAAACGCAGCAGACTGGAAAGCGATTTGAAAGCGATTCAGAACCAACTGTACGTCCACACAAACAATACAAGACGAAGAAGTACAATTGCCAGTCCTCTGGTGGTTATTTTCAGAACAATTCCAATAAAAGAAGAGATAACTTTTACAAGCATTCGACCACTGACCAACATAATACCCATGTCAGTCCTCAGTATAGCTATAATGGGGACGAGTGGGATAATTCTGAGTACTATCCACATGAGAACTTTAATCCAGTCAGTATCACCCAAAACCAAGAACTACCACAAGAATTTCAGGATGACATGAATCCTCTTCTAAATGAAAATCGCATGCTTTGgtcaatcctggaggaaaataaCATTCTTCTTAagcaagagaagaaaaagagaattgCGGCAGAGAAAGCTTATGATACTTGCAACGAAGAACTGAAACTGCACTATGAAGAAGCTAAACGATTCCTGGAATTTATTGACCAACAACAAAATGCTGAAGAAGCAACTCAGGAAGAGCTGGAGAATCTTAACACAGAAAATAAGGAACTGCTTAGAAGACTTGCCTTTTTTGAAAACCAACAAGGGGCTAAAGCAGAAATTCAGCTGGAGTtggaaaatcttaaaaaagaaaacaagcaacTGCTTGGAAGACTTGCCTTTTTTGAAAACCAACAAGAGGGTAAAGCAAAAATTCATCTGGAggtaaaaaatcttaaaaaagaaaacaaggaacTGCTTGGAAAACTGGGAGAAGAACAACTCAAGACAGCAAAACTGAAAAAGCATGTGGATTCTGCCTTGTCATCCACTAACCACCTATTAGCTGTAGCCCAATCAGAACAACAGAAACGCATTGAGGCtgagaaaaaatgcaataatttgTTTGAGCAGCTCAAACATTATCAAGACCAGCAGGTTTGTGAGGAAAGTGAGCAGATACATACATCTCTATTGGTTTGTGATCCTGAGATCTTTGAAAATGCCTTTAAAATCAACAAAGAAGAATCAGATTCTCAGTATGAAAAGGTCCCAGAAGCCCCAGTTTGTGATTCTGAGAGCGACACAGAACAATCCGATTCTGAGTCTGAATGGGTCCCAGAAGCCCCAATTTGTGATTCTGAGAGCGACACAGAACAATCCGATTCTGAGTCTGAAACGGTCCCAGAAGCCTCAATTTGTGATTCTGACAGCGACACCGAACAACCCGATTCTGAATCTGAAACGGTCCCAAAGTCCCCAGTTTGTGATTCtgagagaaaaagagaacaaTCCAAATCTGAGTCTGAAACGGTCCCAGAAGCCCCAATTTGTGATTCTGAGAGCGACACCGAACAATCCGATTCTGAGTCTGAAACGGTCCCAGAAGCCCCGATTTGTGATTCTGAGAGCGACACCGAACAACCCGATTCTGAATCTGAAACGGTCCCAAAGTCCCCAGTTTGTGATTCTGAGAGAAAAATAGAACAATCCCATTCTGAGTCTGAAACGGTCTCAGTGGCCCCAGTTTGTGATTCTGAGATCATCACTGAAGATCCTGTTTCCAGGTCACAGATTGTCGAAGCCTCCAAAAATCATCAAGGTGAAGTCAATATAAAAATCTCAGAAGCAG CTTGTAAATGCAGTAGGGATGACCAGCAGGAGGGAGCAGGAAGGAAGGTGGAAGCCATTGTCAGGTCAGACAGATCGTCacctcagaaggacaaaagCATTTAA